One Kineococcus radiotolerans SRS30216 = ATCC BAA-149 DNA window includes the following coding sequences:
- a CDS encoding alkyl hydroperoxide reductase, with translation MSRVRAPRLVGRWVGPAPDLAGVPVLLDFWTGSCVNCVHVLAELREHVPPGLLVVGVHSPKFPHEASPGAVEAAVARLEVDHPVLDDADRTTWSAYAVKAWPTLVLVDAGGYVVATRSGEGHVAELVALAADLPARPAPPAAVPAGDGPLRFPARLARTAAGELLVVDAGHHRLLVGDRPIGSGARGRTDGPAPSFAAPQGVAVLPPDLAAALGYDLVVADTGNHLLRGVRSADGRTTTIAGTGAPARGRSGGGPALATALSSPWDVAWWPAFGELLVAVAGTHQLWAFDPVAATVRVVAGTTAEGLLDGPAERAWLAQPSGLAVDGDRLWFVDAETSSLRSLRFPGDPARLDRSVPRTDDPRMANVDPVARPGGIVETAVGEGLFEFGAQDGEAAGARFQHPLGLAVDGGTVLVADSFNGSLRRYDPVAGTVETLLDGLAEPVDVLREGEDLLVVESAAHRVGRWRVPVPDRRVLPAARVRPGAVLRVEFTPRPGRHVDDRWGSPYRVQVQGEAGEDLVRPLPVPDAEVLRVVVRVATCDDAAGTCALEEFTRLVPLTGAGDGEAELVLHLP, from the coding sequence GCGTGCGGGCCCCCCGTCTCGTCGGGCGCTGGGTCGGGCCCGCCCCGGACCTCGCGGGCGTCCCGGTGCTGCTGGACTTCTGGACGGGGTCCTGCGTGAACTGCGTCCACGTCCTGGCCGAGCTGCGCGAGCACGTGCCCCCCGGCCTGCTCGTCGTCGGCGTCCACTCGCCCAAGTTCCCGCACGAGGCCTCCCCCGGGGCCGTCGAGGCGGCCGTCGCCCGGCTCGAGGTCGACCACCCCGTCCTCGACGACGCCGACCGCACCACCTGGTCCGCCTACGCCGTGAAGGCGTGGCCGACGCTCGTCCTCGTCGACGCCGGCGGCTACGTCGTGGCGACCCGGTCGGGGGAGGGGCACGTCGCCGAGCTCGTCGCCCTCGCCGCGGACCTGCCCGCCCGCCCCGCCCCGCCGGCCGCCGTCCCCGCCGGCGACGGGCCGCTGCGCTTCCCCGCCCGCCTCGCCCGCACCGCGGCGGGGGAGCTCCTCGTCGTCGACGCCGGGCACCACCGCCTCCTCGTCGGGGACCGCCCGATCGGTTCCGGCGCCCGCGGTCGCACCGACGGCCCCGCCCCGTCCTTCGCCGCCCCGCAGGGGGTCGCGGTCCTGCCCCCGGACCTCGCGGCCGCGCTGGGGTACGACCTCGTCGTCGCCGACACGGGCAACCACCTGCTGCGCGGGGTCCGCTCCGCCGACGGCCGCACCACGACGATCGCCGGGACCGGCGCCCCCGCCCGCGGGCGCAGCGGCGGTGGCCCCGCCCTCGCCACCGCCCTCTCCAGCCCCTGGGACGTCGCGTGGTGGCCCGCGTTCGGGGAGCTCCTCGTCGCCGTGGCCGGGACGCACCAGCTGTGGGCGTTCGACCCCGTCGCCGCCACGGTGCGGGTGGTCGCCGGCACCACCGCCGAGGGGCTGCTCGACGGGCCGGCCGAGCGGGCGTGGCTGGCGCAGCCCTCGGGCCTGGCCGTCGACGGGGATCGGCTGTGGTTCGTCGACGCCGAGACCTCCAGCCTGCGCTCGCTGCGGTTCCCCGGCGACCCCGCGCGCCTGGACCGCTCCGTCCCGCGCACCGACGACCCCCGGATGGCCAACGTCGACCCCGTCGCCCGCCCCGGGGGGATCGTGGAGACGGCCGTGGGGGAGGGGTTGTTCGAGTTCGGGGCGCAGGACGGCGAGGCCGCCGGGGCCCGGTTCCAGCACCCCCTGGGCCTGGCCGTCGACGGCGGGACGGTGCTCGTCGCGGACAGCTTCAACGGCTCGCTGCGCCGCTACGACCCCGTCGCCGGCACCGTCGAGACCCTGCTCGACGGTCTGGCCGAACCCGTCGACGTGCTGCGCGAGGGCGAGGACCTGCTCGTCGTGGAGTCCGCCGCGCACCGCGTCGGCCGCTGGCGGGTGCCGGTCCCGGACCGCCGGGTGCTGCCCGCGGCGCGGGTGCGCCCGGGCGCGGTCCTGCGCGTGGAGTTCACCCCGCGGCCCGGCCGCCACGTCGACGACCGCTGGGGCAGCCCGTACCGGGTGCAGGTCCAGGGTGAAGCGGGGGAGGACCTCGTGCGCCCGCTGCCGGTGCCGGACGCGGAGGTGCTGCGCGTCGTCGTGCGGGTCGCGACCTGCGACGACGCGGCGGGGACGTGCGCGCTGGAGGAGTTCACCCGGCTGGTGCCGCTGACCGGCGCCGGGGACGGGGAGGCGGAACTGGTGCTCCACCTCCCCTGA
- a CDS encoding DUF2630 family protein, protein MDDKTIHQHINELVEEEHRLRQALQDGELSASEEHAKLKAAEEALDQAWDLLRQREARRNAGENPDEAQERPVDEVEHYRQ, encoded by the coding sequence ATGGACGACAAGACCATCCACCAGCACATCAACGAGCTCGTCGAGGAGGAGCACCGGCTGCGGCAGGCGCTGCAGGACGGCGAGCTGTCCGCGTCCGAGGAGCACGCGAAGCTGAAGGCCGCCGAGGAGGCCCTCGACCAGGCCTGGGACCTGCTGCGCCAGCGCGAGGCCCGCCGCAACGCCGGGGAGAACCCCGACGAGGCGCAGGAACGCCCCGTGGACGAGGTCGAGCACTACCGCCAGTGA
- a CDS encoding MarR family winged helix-turn-helix transcriptional regulator, protein MQSPDQLVDEDVEAVLAGSRAVVGLSVRSLADAMESLTLQQYRVLVLICSRGPLRSGALAAAIGVHPSTFTRAVDRLAAAGWVTRQDNPDTRREVLVAPTEKARVLVEQVLARRRTEFEAVLGRMSLDDRASVREGFSRFAAAAGDVDVPEATVLGYGS, encoded by the coding sequence GTGCAGTCACCTGATCAGCTGGTCGACGAGGACGTCGAGGCCGTGCTCGCCGGGTCCCGGGCGGTGGTGGGCCTCAGCGTGCGCTCGCTGGCGGACGCGATGGAGTCGCTGACGCTGCAGCAGTACCGCGTGCTCGTCCTCATCTGCTCGCGGGGGCCGCTGCGCAGCGGGGCCCTGGCCGCCGCCATCGGGGTCCACCCCTCCACGTTCACCCGCGCCGTGGACCGGCTGGCCGCGGCCGGCTGGGTCACCCGCCAGGACAACCCCGACACCCGCCGCGAGGTCCTCGTGGCCCCCACCGAGAAGGCCCGGGTGCTGGTGGAGCAGGTCCTGGCCCGGCGCCGCACCGAGTTCGAGGCCGTCCTGGGCCGCATGAGCCTCGACGACCGGGCCAGCGTGCGGGAGGGCTTCTCCCGCTTCGCCGCGGCCGCCGGGGACGTCGACGTCCCCGAGGCCACGGTGCTGGGCTACGGGAGCTGA
- a CDS encoding thymidine kinase, translating into MAELVFFSGTMDCGKSTLALQTDHNHRVQGRRGLLFTRFDRSGAATISSRLGLARPALEVGDTTDLWAEVSRRHAQEPLDYVVCDEAQFYDPEQVEQLARLVDDLGIDVFAFGITADFRTRLFPGSARLVELADRVQVPQVEALCWCGRRATHNARTVDGVMVVAGEQVVVGDVGGAGGGQPEGTLDVGDVGTVEYEVLCRRHHVRRQTKARGDGPGDGTGVVDVRRADPAERQLP; encoded by the coding sequence GTGGCTGAACTGGTGTTCTTCTCCGGGACGATGGACTGCGGGAAGTCGACCCTCGCGCTGCAGACCGACCACAACCACCGCGTCCAGGGCCGGCGGGGTCTGCTCTTCACCCGCTTCGACCGGTCCGGGGCGGCCACGATCTCCAGCCGCCTCGGGCTCGCCCGCCCCGCGCTGGAGGTCGGCGACACCACCGACCTGTGGGCGGAGGTCAGCCGGCGCCACGCGCAGGAGCCCCTGGACTACGTGGTGTGCGACGAGGCCCAGTTCTACGACCCCGAGCAAGTCGAGCAGCTCGCCCGCCTCGTCGACGACCTCGGGATCGACGTGTTCGCCTTCGGCATCACCGCCGACTTCCGCACCCGGCTCTTCCCCGGCTCGGCCCGCCTCGTCGAGCTCGCCGACCGGGTGCAGGTCCCCCAGGTCGAGGCCCTGTGCTGGTGCGGACGGCGCGCGACCCACAACGCCCGCACCGTCGACGGGGTGATGGTCGTGGCGGGCGAGCAGGTCGTGGTGGGCGACGTGGGCGGCGCGGGCGGGGGGCAGCCCGAGGGGACCCTCGACGTCGGCGACGTCGGCACGGTCGAGTACGAGGTGCTCTGCCGGCGCCACCACGTGCGCCGCCAGACCAAGGCGCGCGGCGACGGCCCCGGCGACGGCACCGGCGTCGTCGACGTCCGGCGCGCGGACCCGGCGGAGCGTCAGCTCCCGTAG
- a CDS encoding MFS transporter encodes MPSSDTGVTTDARPGLLKQPVAVWAVAFAAVVSFMGIGLVDPILPAIAGQLGATKAQTLLLFTSYLGITGLAMLLTGWVSSRHGAKKTLLAGLALIVVFAALAGSSGSIGEIVGFRAGWGLGNSLFIATALATIVGAASGGMANAIILYEAALGLGIAAGPLVGGLLGEVSWRGPFFGTAVLMAVAFTAIATLLPATPRPAVRVSVSDPLRALGHRGLRTVAAMAFLYNFGFFTLLAYTPFALEISSPIRLGFVFFGWGLCLAIASVVLAPRLQRRFGTVPVVATMLALFALVLLVEAAFVDVKPVLVVGTVVAGLFLGVNNTIVTELVMEVSPVQRSTASAAYSFVRFLGGAIAAWAAGELGEAFTDWSPFVLGAFGVLVGLAVLLGGRRHLVVVHADPAPHTPAEAQAVTTGDA; translated from the coding sequence GTGCCGTCCTCCGACACCGGCGTGACCACCGACGCGAGACCCGGCCTGCTCAAGCAGCCCGTCGCCGTCTGGGCCGTCGCCTTCGCCGCCGTCGTCTCGTTCATGGGCATCGGGCTCGTCGACCCCATCCTGCCCGCCATCGCCGGGCAGCTGGGGGCCACCAAGGCCCAGACCCTGCTGCTGTTCACGTCCTACCTGGGCATCACGGGTCTCGCGATGCTGCTCACCGGCTGGGTCTCCAGCCGCCACGGGGCCAAGAAGACCCTCCTGGCCGGTCTCGCCCTCATCGTCGTCTTCGCCGCCCTCGCCGGGTCCTCCGGCTCCATCGGCGAGATCGTCGGGTTCCGCGCGGGCTGGGGCCTGGGGAACTCCCTGTTCATCGCGACCGCGCTCGCCACGATCGTCGGCGCCGCCAGCGGCGGGATGGCGAATGCGATCATCCTCTACGAGGCGGCCCTCGGTCTCGGCATCGCCGCCGGCCCCCTCGTGGGCGGCCTGCTCGGGGAGGTCTCCTGGCGCGGGCCGTTCTTCGGCACCGCGGTGCTCATGGCCGTCGCCTTCACCGCCATCGCGACGCTGCTGCCCGCGACGCCGCGGCCCGCGGTCCGGGTGTCGGTCTCCGACCCGCTCCGCGCGCTGGGCCACCGCGGCCTGCGCACCGTCGCCGCCATGGCCTTCCTCTACAACTTCGGGTTCTTCACCCTGCTCGCCTACACCCCCTTCGCCCTGGAGATCTCCTCCCCGATCCGGTTGGGGTTCGTGTTCTTCGGCTGGGGCCTGTGCCTGGCGATCGCCTCGGTCGTCCTCGCACCGCGCCTGCAGCGCCGGTTCGGGACGGTCCCCGTCGTGGCGACGATGCTCGCGCTGTTCGCCCTCGTCCTGCTGGTCGAGGCCGCGTTCGTCGACGTGAAGCCGGTCCTGGTCGTGGGCACGGTCGTGGCCGGGCTGTTCCTGGGCGTGAACAACACCATCGTCACCGAGCTCGTCATGGAGGTGTCCCCCGTCCAGCGCTCCACGGCGTCGGCCGCGTACTCCTTCGTCCGGTTCCTCGGCGGCGCCATCGCGGCCTGGGCGGCCGGGGAGCTCGGCGAGGCCTTCACCGACTGGTCGCCGTTCGTCCTGGGCGCCTTCGGCGTCCTCGTGGGGCTCGCGGTGCTGCTCGGCGGACGGCGCCACCTCGTCGTCGTGCACGCCGACCCCGCCCCGCACACCCCCGCCGAGGCGCAGGCCGTCACCACCGGCGACGCCTGA
- a CDS encoding MarR family winged helix-turn-helix transcriptional regulator produces the protein MQPFEELAQRLLLACADLTRASTAAAAGTHLSLAQARVLAHLDRDGPLRVSRLAELEHCAQPSTTGPLTRLVTAGHVARGPDPADARAVPVTATPTGLDELAHHRALLREPLARAVHHLDPAAAADLGQLTSILEGLTGSVRACAHPHQDLPEGVPCRPPTPA, from the coding sequence ATGCAACCATTCGAGGAGTTGGCCCAGCGCCTGCTCCTCGCCTGCGCGGACCTGACCCGGGCGAGCACGGCGGCCGCAGCCGGCACCCACCTCTCCCTGGCCCAAGCCCGCGTCCTCGCCCACCTCGACCGGGACGGGCCGCTGCGCGTCAGCCGCCTCGCCGAGCTCGAGCACTGCGCCCAGCCGAGCACGACCGGGCCGCTCACCCGCCTGGTCACCGCGGGCCACGTGGCCCGCGGGCCCGACCCCGCCGACGCCCGGGCCGTCCCCGTGACCGCGACCCCCACCGGTCTCGACGAGCTCGCCCACCACCGCGCGCTGCTGCGCGAGCCGCTCGCCCGCGCCGTCCACCACCTCGACCCCGCCGCCGCGGCCGACCTCGGGCAGCTCACCTCGATCCTCGAAGGGCTCACCGGGTCGGTCCGCGCCTGCGCCCACCCCCACCAGGACCTCCCGGAAGGAGTGCCGTGCCGTCCTCCGACACCGGCGTGA
- a CDS encoding potassium channel family protein: MIGLGRFGRSLALELMEDGQVDVLGIDNDPALVDELAGSLTHAVVADSTKEEALRQLSVHEFDRAVVGIGTNLEASILTVSVLLQFGIRNVWAKAISESHARILTQLGAHKVIRPEHEMGLRVAHLVRGRMLDYIEFDDGYAMVKTTPPAPIVGKSLGQAKLRSTYRVTVVAHHSPGSGFTYATPETVLSADDVIIVSGQIRDVEAFSALA, translated from the coding sequence GTGATCGGCCTGGGCCGGTTCGGGCGGTCGCTGGCGCTGGAGCTCATGGAGGACGGTCAGGTCGACGTCCTCGGCATCGACAACGACCCGGCCCTGGTGGACGAGCTGGCCGGTTCGCTCACGCACGCCGTCGTCGCCGACTCCACCAAGGAGGAGGCGCTGCGGCAGCTGTCCGTCCACGAGTTCGACCGGGCCGTCGTCGGCATCGGGACGAACCTGGAGGCCAGCATCCTCACCGTGTCGGTGCTGCTGCAGTTCGGCATCCGCAACGTGTGGGCGAAGGCCATCAGCGAGTCCCACGCCCGGATCCTCACCCAGCTCGGGGCGCACAAGGTCATCCGCCCCGAGCACGAGATGGGGCTGCGGGTCGCGCACCTGGTGCGAGGTCGGATGCTGGACTACATCGAGTTCGACGACGGGTACGCGATGGTCAAGACGACCCCGCCGGCCCCCATCGTCGGCAAGAGCCTGGGCCAGGCGAAGCTGCGCAGCACCTACCGGGTGACGGTCGTGGCCCACCACAGCCCGGGGTCGGGCTTCACCTACGCGACCCCCGAGACGGTGCTCTCCGCCGACGACGTGATCATCGTCTCGGGGCAGATCCGGGACGTGGAGGCGTTCTCGGCGCTGGCCTGA
- a CDS encoding TrkH family potassium uptake protein, with protein MDVSSPRRPRIMRHPAQVVALAFAAVVVVGTSLLWLPVARRGPGAATFVEALFTAVSALCVTGHVVVDTREHWSNFGLVVILALAQVGGFGIMTSASLLGVFASRRLGLRSRMLTATESRGLDLGDVRTVLLGVVRVSVVVELVTAVALSSRLLAGYDRPLTSALWEGTFLAVSSFNNAGFVLRGNSMTDFVSDPWMCLPVVAASLLGGLGFPVLLELRRQFRVPRRWSLHTRLTLATTIPLLLVGWVFLTLNEWSNPATLARLDWWARPLAGLFQAAATRSSGFNSIDITQMNGGSWLVMDVLMFIGGGSASTAGGIKVTTFALLAVALYAEFRGEPTVSVFGRRVPDRVVRQALTVALVSVAAVVVATIVLVEMTRAPLDMVVFEVISAFATVGLSSGLLVQLPESGQVILAFLMFLGRLGPITLGAALALRERTRMYEYPEGRPIIG; from the coding sequence GTGGACGTCAGTTCCCCGCGTCGCCCGCGCATCATGCGCCACCCCGCCCAGGTGGTGGCCCTCGCCTTCGCCGCCGTCGTCGTCGTGGGGACCTCGCTGCTGTGGCTGCCCGTCGCCCGCCGCGGCCCCGGCGCGGCGACGTTCGTGGAGGCGCTGTTCACCGCGGTCAGCGCGCTGTGCGTGACCGGCCACGTCGTGGTCGACACCCGCGAGCACTGGTCCAACTTCGGGCTCGTCGTCATCCTCGCCCTGGCCCAGGTCGGCGGGTTCGGCATCATGACCTCCGCCTCGCTGCTCGGCGTGTTCGCCTCCCGGCGCCTCGGGCTGCGCTCGCGGATGCTGACGGCCACCGAGTCGCGCGGGCTCGACCTCGGCGACGTCCGGACGGTCCTGCTGGGCGTCGTGCGCGTCTCGGTCGTCGTGGAGCTGGTGACGGCCGTGGCGCTCAGCAGCCGGCTGCTCGCCGGCTACGACCGCCCGCTCACCTCCGCCCTGTGGGAGGGGACGTTCCTGGCCGTCTCCTCCTTCAACAACGCCGGTTTCGTGCTGCGCGGCAACAGCATGACGGACTTCGTGTCCGACCCGTGGATGTGCCTGCCCGTCGTGGCCGCCTCCCTCCTGGGCGGGCTGGGCTTCCCCGTCCTGCTGGAGCTGCGCCGGCAGTTCCGGGTGCCGCGGCGCTGGTCCCTGCACACCCGGCTCACCCTGGCCACGACGATCCCGCTGCTGCTCGTCGGCTGGGTCTTCCTCACCCTCAACGAGTGGAGCAACCCCGCCACCCTCGCCCGGCTGGACTGGTGGGCCCGCCCCCTCGCCGGGTTGTTCCAGGCCGCCGCGACCCGCAGCTCGGGGTTCAACTCCATCGACATCACCCAGATGAACGGCGGGTCCTGGCTGGTGATGGACGTCCTCATGTTCATCGGCGGCGGGTCGGCCAGCACCGCCGGCGGCATCAAGGTCACCACCTTCGCGCTGCTCGCCGTGGCCCTCTACGCGGAGTTCCGCGGCGAGCCGACGGTGAGCGTCTTCGGGCGCCGGGTGCCCGACCGCGTCGTCCGGCAGGCCCTCACGGTGGCGCTGGTCTCGGTGGCCGCGGTCGTCGTCGCCACCATCGTGCTCGTCGAGATGACCCGCGCCCCGCTGGACATGGTCGTCTTCGAGGTCATCTCCGCCTTCGCCACCGTCGGGCTGTCCTCGGGGCTGCTGGTGCAGCTGCCCGAGTCCGGGCAGGTCATCCTGGCGTTCCTCATGTTCCTCGGCCGCCTCGGGCCGATCACCCTGGGCGCGGCGCTGGCGCTGCGCGAACGGACCCGCATGTACGAGTACCCCGAAGGGAGACCGATCATTGGCTAG
- a CDS encoding ankyrin repeat domain-containing protein: MAHRVFEHARNGRTRELCGYLDLGIPVNSTDSEGNSLVMLAAYHGHPRTVVALLDRGADPDRVNARGQTPLAGAVFKGERDVVAALVAADADPYLGTPNALDSARFFSREDLLDLLEVSLEEHEE; this comes from the coding sequence CTGGCGCACCGCGTCTTCGAGCACGCCCGCAACGGCCGCACCCGGGAGCTGTGCGGCTACCTCGACCTCGGGATCCCGGTGAACTCGACGGACAGCGAGGGCAACTCCCTCGTCATGCTCGCCGCCTACCACGGGCACCCGCGCACGGTGGTGGCCCTGCTCGACCGCGGCGCCGACCCCGACCGCGTCAACGCCCGCGGGCAGACCCCGCTGGCCGGGGCCGTCTTCAAGGGCGAGCGCGACGTCGTCGCCGCCCTCGTGGCCGCCGACGCCGACCCCTACCTCGGCACCCCCAACGCCCTGGACTCCGCCCGCTTCTTCAGCCGCGAGGACCTGCTGGACCTGCTGGAGGTCTCCCTCGAGGAGCACGAGGAGTGA
- a CDS encoding EAL and HDOD domain-containing protein: MPWPSPPVVATGFPGAVAPVRVGRQGIYDRRRTLVAYELLFRNHGGASADLAEGAEQDHATSQVISATFGDFGVGQIAGDKPLFINLTRGFFTGELPIPFPPHQVVLELLENIEVDEEVMAGLRRLKDQGYRIAVDDFIGEPGRLPALGLADYVKIDVAAAGDAFDEVLALAREHSRDALVVVERIEDDALFARCLAAGADLFQGYGLQRPVTLEAVSLTPSQLVCLQLVRALTGTDVPIREIEDLVASDPALSLRVLKTVVSAATGTKNEITSLRQAIVMLGPQQLCSWVVLMLLGGVTGVDTESLTMVLARAAACARLAPAVADLAYTVGLLSGVASVLGMPEADLVDTTGVAGTVREALVQRHGPAGAALRAVLAYEEDEPCAITGTGHAVYEVSRAYLAALSGAMLTVGAVVGDS; this comes from the coding sequence GTGCCGTGGCCCTCCCCGCCCGTGGTCGCCACCGGGTTCCCGGGCGCGGTCGCCCCCGTGCGCGTGGGCCGTCAGGGCATCTACGACCGGCGGCGCACCCTGGTCGCCTACGAGCTGCTCTTCCGCAACCACGGCGGCGCGAGCGCGGACCTGGCGGAGGGCGCGGAGCAGGACCACGCGACCTCGCAGGTCATCAGCGCCACCTTCGGCGACTTCGGGGTCGGCCAGATCGCCGGGGACAAGCCGCTGTTCATCAACCTGACCCGCGGCTTCTTCACCGGGGAGCTGCCGATCCCGTTCCCGCCGCACCAGGTCGTCCTGGAGCTGCTGGAGAACATCGAGGTCGACGAGGAGGTCATGGCGGGGCTGCGCCGCCTGAAGGACCAGGGCTACCGGATCGCCGTGGACGACTTCATCGGCGAGCCGGGGCGGCTGCCGGCCCTCGGCCTGGCCGACTACGTCAAGATCGACGTCGCGGCCGCGGGGGACGCCTTCGACGAGGTCCTCGCCCTGGCCCGCGAGCACAGCCGGGACGCGCTGGTCGTGGTGGAGCGCATCGAGGACGACGCGCTGTTCGCCCGCTGCCTGGCCGCGGGGGCGGACCTGTTCCAGGGGTACGGGCTGCAGCGCCCGGTGACGCTGGAGGCGGTGAGCCTGACGCCCTCGCAGCTGGTCTGCCTGCAGCTGGTGCGGGCCCTCACCGGCACCGACGTCCCGATCCGGGAGATCGAGGACCTGGTCGCCTCGGACCCGGCGCTGAGCCTGCGCGTCCTCAAGACCGTGGTGTCGGCGGCGACGGGCACGAAGAACGAGATCACCTCGCTGCGGCAGGCGATCGTCATGCTGGGCCCCCAGCAGCTGTGCTCCTGGGTCGTCCTCATGCTGCTGGGCGGGGTGACCGGCGTGGACACCGAGTCCCTGACGATGGTCCTGGCGCGCGCGGCGGCCTGCGCCCGACTGGCTCCCGCCGTGGCCGACCTCGCCTACACGGTGGGTCTGCTGTCGGGGGTGGCCTCGGTCCTGGGGATGCCGGAGGCCGACCTCGTGGACACCACGGGGGTGGCGGGCACGGTCCGCGAGGCGCTGGTGCAGCGCCACGGCCCGGCGGGGGCGGCGCTGCGGGCGGTCCTGGCCTACGAGGAGGACGAGCCCTGCGCCATCACCGGCACCGGGCACGCCGTCTACGAGGTGTCCCGCGCCTACTTGGCTGCTCTGAGTGGTGCCATGCTCACTGTGGGTGCCGTGGTGGGGGACTCCTGA
- the dcd gene encoding dCTP deaminase, which produces MLLSDRDIRAQLASGRVVLEPSDPSMVQPSSVDVRLDRFFRLFDNHKYSVIDPAQEQPDLTRLVEVPAEDPFILHPGEFVLGSTYELVSLPDDVSARLEGKSSLGRLGLLTHSTAGFIDAGFSGHVTLELSNVATLPITLWPGMKIGQLCFFQLSSPAENPYGSDASGSRYQGQRGPTPSRSARGFHRTAV; this is translated from the coding sequence GTGCTGCTCTCCGACCGCGACATCCGTGCCCAGCTCGCCTCCGGCCGCGTGGTCCTCGAGCCGTCCGACCCCTCGATGGTCCAGCCGAGCAGCGTCGACGTGCGCCTGGACCGCTTCTTCCGGCTCTTCGACAACCACAAGTACTCCGTGATCGACCCGGCGCAGGAGCAGCCGGACCTGACCCGCCTGGTCGAGGTCCCCGCCGAGGACCCGTTCATCCTGCACCCGGGCGAGTTCGTGCTGGGCTCGACCTACGAGCTCGTCTCGCTGCCCGACGACGTCTCCGCCCGCCTGGAGGGCAAGAGCAGCCTGGGCCGGCTGGGGCTGCTGACGCACTCCACGGCGGGCTTCATCGACGCGGGCTTCTCCGGCCACGTGACCCTGGAGCTGTCCAACGTGGCGACGCTGCCCATCACGTTGTGGCCGGGCATGAAGATCGGGCAGCTCTGCTTCTTCCAGCTCTCCTCCCCCGCGGAGAACCCCTACGGCAGCGACGCCTCGGGCTCGCGCTACCAGGGCCAGCGGGGGCCGACGCCGAGCCGCTCGGCGCGCGGCTTCCACCGCACCGCGGTCTGA